A single Gopherus flavomarginatus isolate rGopFla2 chromosome 24, rGopFla2.mat.asm, whole genome shotgun sequence DNA region contains:
- the MADCAM1 gene encoding mucosal addressin cell adhesion molecule 1 isoform X1, protein MEPTLLLLLLSLGWTCSGQLTVLPQEPLVQIGGSIQLNCSLDCPDGKPQWKGLDTNLGNIISTPTYSLLLVTNAAVAMEGMKFCMGNCQGKSHQGSTNLQVYSLPDTLQLETQPKELVAGQPAHLHCSISKVYPPGSLTLSWYRGDQRLESPDPEEAPDDEELFSYDSELEVPGEKVTESMEFRCEVELLLPSDKSFHRATAVTVSRKAVAEQPTTESVSGQENPRTESPATTENPPATDCSPTTGLGATTESPTTELTSAETPTTEFIVTSHKSSAKATSVPWLVTTETLATESRAASQHPSAGTATTDWSPSSGLSSAIENPTTGDVASTENPTTGDVASTENSLTKKATSVQSPRTESVCNLQIRPVPSKGTTGEALKIICEAECGEDITIRWLKTPVELSQYQEEASKSKSILTVDHVDLNHQGIYECVMLSRRLQVASLHIAVSAGEWLPRALHSGVVGRCGEVQASPGRRGHPSDRVCFLPQSVLPQVTTEQKTTAYAQHNPPPKTMGWGEAECLCSRAKHHI, encoded by the exons ATGGAGCCAACTCTTCTCCTCTTGCTCCTCAGCCTTGGCTGGACTTGCAGCG GCCAGCTGAcggtgctgccccaggagccgCTCGTCCAGATTGGAGGATCCATtcagttgaactgctccttggaCTGTCCGGATGGGAAGCCCCAGTGGAAGGGGCTGGACACCAACCTAGGGAACATCATCTCCACCCCCACCTATAGCCTCCTGCTCGTCACCAATGCTGCCGTAGCCATGGAGGGCATGAAGTTCTGCATGGGGAACTGCCAAGGGAAGTCCCACCAGGGGTCGACCAACCTGCAGGTGTACT CTCTTCCAGACACCTTGCAGCTGGAAACCCAGCCAAAGGAGCTGGTGGCTGGtcagccagcccatctccactGCTCTATTAGCAAGGTGTACCCACCCGGCTCCTTGACTCTGAGCTGGTATCGGGGGGACCAGAGACTGGAGAGCCCAGACCCTGAAGAAGCGCCTGATGACGAGGAGCTGTTCAGTTATGACTCTGAGCTGGAGGTCCCAGGGGAGAAGGTGACGGAGAGCATGGAGTTCAGGTGTgaggtggagctgctgctgccctcAGACAAGAGTTTCCACCGGGCCACAGCAGTGACTGTGAGCAGAAAAG CTGTAGCAGAGCAGCCCACAACTGAGTCAGTTTCTGGCCAAGAGAATCCCAGAACTGAGTCTCCGGCTACTACAGAGAACCCCCCTGCTACTGACTGCAGCCCCACAACTGGGCTTGGGGCTACTACAGAGAGCCCCACCACAGAACTGACTTCTGCAGAGACCCCCACCACAGAGTTCATTGTCACATCTCACAAGTCCAGTGCCAAAGCCACCTCTGTTCCCTGGCTGGTGACCACAGAGACCCTCGCCACCGAGTCCAGGGCTGCCTCACAGCACCCCAGTGCAGGCACAGCCACAACAGACTGGAGTCCCAGCAGCGGCTTGAGTTCTGCTATAGAGAACCCCACCACAGGGGATGTGGCTAGCACAGAGAACCCCACCACAGGAGATGTGGCTAGCACAGAGAACTCTCTCACCAAGAAAGCTACTAGTGTCCAGAGCCCCAGAACAGAGTCTGTCTGCAACCTGCAGATCAGGCCTGTCCCTTCTAAAGGGACCACCGGGGAAGCCCTGAAGATCATATGCGAGGCAGAGTGCGGTGAGGATATTACCATCAGGTGGCTGAAAACCCCTGTGGAACTCTCTCAGTATCAGGAGGAGGCGTCCAAGAGCAAATCCATCCTGACGGTTGACCATGTAGATCTCAACCACCAAGGGATCTATGAGTGCGTCATGCTGAGTAGGAGactccaggtggcaagcctccaCATCGCTGTGTCTGCTGGTGAGTGGCTGCCAAGGGCTTTGCATTCAGGAGTGGTTGGTCGCTGTGGGGAGGTGCAagccagcccagggaggagagggCATCCCAGTGATCGTGTTTGTTTCCTTCCCCAATCTGTACTCCCACAGGTAACAACAGAACAGAAAACTACAGCTTATGCTCAGCATAACCCTCCGCCCAAAACcatgggatggggagaggcagAGTGCCTGTGTTCAAGGGCCAAGCATCACATATAG
- the MADCAM1 gene encoding mucosal addressin cell adhesion molecule 1 isoform X2: protein MEPTLLLLLLSLGWTCSGQLTVLPQEPLVQIGGSIQLNCSLDCPDGKPQWKGLDTNLGNIISTPTYSLLLVTNAAVAMEGMKFCMGNCQGKSHQGSTNLQVYSLPDTLQLETQPKELVAGQPAHLHCSISKVYPPGSLTLSWYRGDQRLESPDPEEAPDDEELFSYDSELEVPGEKVTESMEFRCEVELLLPSDKSFHRATAVTVSRKAVAEQPTTESVSGQENPRTESPATTENPPATDCSPTTGLGATTESPTTELTSAETPTTEFIVTSHKSSAKATSVPWLVTTETLATESRAASQHPSAGTATTDWSPSSGLSSAIENPTTGDVASTENPTTGDVASTENSLTKKATSVQSPRTESVCNLQIRPVPSKGTTGEALKIICEAECGEDITIRWLKTPVELSQYQEEASKSKSILTVDHVDLNHQGIYECVMLSRRLQVASLHIAVSAATFSTDSAIAIGTASSLLGLIVTAFVSHRLWRRLHPPGMMSPKGNSV from the exons ATGGAGCCAACTCTTCTCCTCTTGCTCCTCAGCCTTGGCTGGACTTGCAGCG GCCAGCTGAcggtgctgccccaggagccgCTCGTCCAGATTGGAGGATCCATtcagttgaactgctccttggaCTGTCCGGATGGGAAGCCCCAGTGGAAGGGGCTGGACACCAACCTAGGGAACATCATCTCCACCCCCACCTATAGCCTCCTGCTCGTCACCAATGCTGCCGTAGCCATGGAGGGCATGAAGTTCTGCATGGGGAACTGCCAAGGGAAGTCCCACCAGGGGTCGACCAACCTGCAGGTGTACT CTCTTCCAGACACCTTGCAGCTGGAAACCCAGCCAAAGGAGCTGGTGGCTGGtcagccagcccatctccactGCTCTATTAGCAAGGTGTACCCACCCGGCTCCTTGACTCTGAGCTGGTATCGGGGGGACCAGAGACTGGAGAGCCCAGACCCTGAAGAAGCGCCTGATGACGAGGAGCTGTTCAGTTATGACTCTGAGCTGGAGGTCCCAGGGGAGAAGGTGACGGAGAGCATGGAGTTCAGGTGTgaggtggagctgctgctgccctcAGACAAGAGTTTCCACCGGGCCACAGCAGTGACTGTGAGCAGAAAAG CTGTAGCAGAGCAGCCCACAACTGAGTCAGTTTCTGGCCAAGAGAATCCCAGAACTGAGTCTCCGGCTACTACAGAGAACCCCCCTGCTACTGACTGCAGCCCCACAACTGGGCTTGGGGCTACTACAGAGAGCCCCACCACAGAACTGACTTCTGCAGAGACCCCCACCACAGAGTTCATTGTCACATCTCACAAGTCCAGTGCCAAAGCCACCTCTGTTCCCTGGCTGGTGACCACAGAGACCCTCGCCACCGAGTCCAGGGCTGCCTCACAGCACCCCAGTGCAGGCACAGCCACAACAGACTGGAGTCCCAGCAGCGGCTTGAGTTCTGCTATAGAGAACCCCACCACAGGGGATGTGGCTAGCACAGAGAACCCCACCACAGGAGATGTGGCTAGCACAGAGAACTCTCTCACCAAGAAAGCTACTAGTGTCCAGAGCCCCAGAACAGAGTCTGTCTGCAACCTGCAGATCAGGCCTGTCCCTTCTAAAGGGACCACCGGGGAAGCCCTGAAGATCATATGCGAGGCAGAGTGCGGTGAGGATATTACCATCAGGTGGCTGAAAACCCCTGTGGAACTCTCTCAGTATCAGGAGGAGGCGTCCAAGAGCAAATCCATCCTGACGGTTGACCATGTAGATCTCAACCACCAAGGGATCTATGAGTGCGTCATGCTGAGTAGGAGactccaggtggcaagcctccaCATCGCTGTGTCTGCTG CTACCTTCAGCACCGACTCTGCCATTGCGATCGGGACGGCAAGCTCCCTCCTGGGCCTGATCGTCACAGCGTTTGTGTCACATCGCCTGTGGAGACGACTCCACCCACCGGGCATGATGAGCCCTAAAGGGAACAGTGTTTAG